Proteins encoded together in one Rossellomorea sp. y25 window:
- the topA gene encoding type I DNA topoisomerase, whose protein sequence is MADYLVIVESPAKAKTIERYLGKKYKVRASMGHVRDLPKSQMGVDVKNEFEPKYITIRGKGPVLKELKTAAKKVKKIFLAADPDREGEAIAWHLAHSLDMDTSSECRVVFNEITKDAIKESFKHPRAINMDLVDAQQARRILDRLVGYNISPLLWKKVKKGLSAGRVQSVAVRLIIDRENEIKSFTPEEYWSIEAEFTKGNDTFQASFYGMDGKKVELKTEEDVKEVLGKVKGKSFEINKVTKKERKRNPAPPFTTSSLQQEAARKLNFRAKKTMMLAQQLYEGIEMGKEGTVGFITYMRTDSTRISEVAQKEANDYIVNKYGNDFVKQTERKEKKQQKSQDAHEAIRPTSTLRDPASVKEYLSRDQYRLYKLIWERFVASEMSPAIMDTMSVDIVNGSVMFRATGSKVKFPGFMKVYVEGSDDQKEEKDNLLPALEENDKVKSESIDPNQHFTQPPPRYTEARLVKTLEELGIGRPSTYAPTLDTIQRRGYVTLDNKRFIPTELGEIVLELVREFFPEIIDVEFTANMERSLDDIEDGNVKWESIIDRFYQDFEKHLEKAENEMEKIEIRDEPAGEDCEECGHPMVFKMGRYGKFMACSNFPDCRNTKPIVKEIGVKCPKCEKGNIIERKSKKKRIFYGCDQYPECDFLSWDKPIERKCPKCSELLVEKKLKKGNQIQCTNCDYKEEPQK, encoded by the coding sequence ATGGCAGATTATTTAGTAATAGTGGAATCGCCGGCTAAGGCGAAAACAATTGAACGTTATTTAGGAAAGAAATATAAGGTCAGGGCTTCAATGGGACACGTCAGAGACTTACCGAAGAGTCAAATGGGCGTGGATGTTAAAAACGAATTTGAACCGAAGTATATAACGATACGTGGTAAAGGCCCTGTATTAAAAGAACTGAAAACCGCAGCAAAAAAAGTAAAGAAAATCTTCCTGGCGGCTGACCCCGACAGAGAAGGAGAAGCCATTGCGTGGCATTTGGCTCACAGCCTTGATATGGACACGAGTTCCGAGTGTCGTGTGGTCTTCAATGAAATCACGAAGGATGCGATTAAAGAATCTTTTAAGCATCCACGAGCAATCAATATGGATTTAGTCGATGCACAGCAAGCACGGAGAATTTTAGATCGATTAGTTGGGTATAACATCAGCCCTCTCCTTTGGAAAAAAGTTAAAAAAGGTCTAAGTGCAGGAAGAGTACAATCCGTCGCTGTACGATTAATCATTGACCGTGAAAATGAAATCAAAAGCTTTACTCCAGAAGAGTACTGGTCAATAGAAGCTGAATTCACAAAAGGGAACGATACATTCCAGGCATCGTTTTACGGAATGGACGGTAAGAAGGTTGAATTGAAGACCGAAGAAGATGTGAAAGAAGTGCTTGGTAAAGTAAAAGGGAAGTCCTTTGAAATTAACAAAGTGACAAAAAAGGAAAGAAAACGGAATCCGGCTCCGCCATTTACAACTTCTTCACTACAGCAGGAAGCAGCAAGAAAGTTAAACTTCCGTGCGAAGAAAACGATGATGCTTGCCCAGCAATTATATGAAGGAATTGAGATGGGGAAAGAAGGTACGGTTGGTTTTATTACTTATATGAGAACTGACTCGACTCGTATTTCAGAAGTGGCTCAAAAAGAAGCGAACGATTACATCGTTAATAAATATGGAAATGACTTCGTTAAGCAGACTGAGCGCAAAGAGAAAAAACAACAAAAGTCACAAGATGCCCACGAAGCCATCCGTCCAACCAGTACATTAAGGGATCCGGCTTCAGTGAAAGAATATCTTTCAAGAGATCAATACAGACTTTATAAATTGATTTGGGAACGATTTGTGGCAAGTGAAATGTCCCCGGCAATCATGGATACGATGAGCGTTGATATCGTAAATGGTTCAGTCATGTTTAGAGCAACCGGCTCTAAAGTGAAGTTCCCAGGCTTTATGAAAGTCTATGTTGAAGGATCTGATGATCAGAAAGAAGAAAAAGACAATCTTCTTCCTGCCTTGGAAGAAAACGATAAAGTGAAAAGTGAAAGTATTGATCCAAATCAGCATTTCACTCAACCACCACCAAGGTATACAGAAGCGAGGCTGGTTAAGACATTGGAAGAACTGGGTATTGGCCGCCCTTCCACGTATGCCCCGACTCTGGATACGATTCAACGAAGAGGCTATGTAACACTTGATAATAAGCGTTTCATTCCAACGGAACTGGGTGAAATCGTCTTAGAGTTAGTTAGAGAGTTCTTCCCGGAGATCATTGATGTAGAGTTTACGGCAAACATGGAGCGCAGCCTTGATGATATTGAAGACGGCAATGTGAAATGGGAAAGTATCATCGACCGTTTTTATCAGGATTTTGAAAAACACTTAGAAAAAGCGGAAAATGAGATGGAAAAAATCGAAATCCGCGATGAACCTGCCGGTGAAGACTGTGAAGAATGCGGACATCCAATGGTGTTCAAAATGGGCAGATATGGTAAATTCATGGCATGCAGTAATTTCCCCGATTGTAGAAATACAAAGCCGATCGTCAAGGAAATTGGTGTGAAATGTCCTAAATGTGAAAAAGGGAATATCATAGAGCGAAAAAGCAAGAAAAAGCGTATTTTCTACGGCTGTGATCAGTATCCTGAATGTGATTTCCTATCTTGGGATAAACCTATCGAACGGAAATGTCCGAAATGTTCAGAATTGCTCGTAGAGAAAAAGCTTAAAAAAGGTAATCAAATTCAATGTACGAATTGTGATTATAAAGAAGAACCTCAGAAATAG
- the ylqF gene encoding ribosome biogenesis GTPase YlqF, translated as MTIQWFPGHMAKARRQVTEKLKLVDIVIELVDARIPLSSRNPMIEEIIGQKPRLVLLNKADMADTNRTNQWISYFKEQGITALAVNAQAGKGLQVIVQAAKEILKEKFDRMKSRGMRPRAIRAMIVGIPNVGKSTLINRLAKKNIAKTGNTPGVTKAQQWIKVGKELELLDTPGILWPKFEDPQVGYKLALTGAIKDTILNLQDIAVYGLRFLEENYPERLEERYGLEGIPEEVVDSFDKIGAKRGCLMAGGEVNYDKTSEIIVRDIRNVQLGPMTFDIIGETERESE; from the coding sequence ATGACAATACAATGGTTCCCAGGGCATATGGCTAAAGCTCGTAGGCAAGTTACTGAGAAGTTAAAACTTGTAGACATTGTGATTGAATTAGTAGATGCAAGAATACCGTTATCATCAAGAAATCCAATGATAGAAGAAATTATTGGACAAAAGCCGCGACTTGTTTTGTTAAATAAAGCAGACATGGCAGATACAAATAGAACGAATCAGTGGATTTCTTATTTTAAAGAGCAAGGAATAACAGCCCTTGCTGTAAATGCACAGGCTGGCAAAGGACTTCAAGTCATAGTTCAAGCCGCTAAAGAAATATTAAAAGAAAAGTTCGACCGCATGAAATCAAGAGGAATGAGACCTCGTGCCATAAGAGCCATGATTGTCGGTATTCCTAACGTAGGAAAATCCACATTAATCAATCGCCTGGCTAAGAAAAATATAGCGAAAACAGGAAATACTCCTGGAGTGACAAAAGCCCAGCAATGGATCAAAGTAGGGAAAGAGCTTGAGCTGCTCGACACGCCTGGTATATTATGGCCTAAGTTTGAAGATCCGCAAGTTGGATATAAACTGGCATTGACCGGTGCCATTAAAGATACCATCCTGAATTTACAGGATATCGCCGTTTATGGTTTGCGATTTCTTGAAGAGAACTATCCAGAGCGATTAGAAGAGCGCTACGGCCTCGAAGGAATACCTGAAGAAGTAGTGGATAGCTTCGATAAAATCGGAGCTAAAAGAGGCTGTCTGATGGCTGGTGGAGAAGTGAACTATGACAAGACATCTGAAATTATCGTCCGTGACATTCGAAATGTACAATTAGGACCCATGACGTTTGACATCATTGGTGAGACTGAGCGGGAGAGCGAATAA
- the xerC gene encoding tyrosine recombinase XerC: protein MKNQLYEQLQSFTEYIQIEKHYSAHTFEQYRHDIEEFYVFMKEQGLSSLKDVEYSDARLFLTKLHDHGLMRSSISRKVSSLRSFYRYLNREKQLTVNPFSFVNLPKKEQRLPNFFYEEEIQVLLEACGGETPLDIRNRAIFELLYATGIRVSECTNMQLKDVDLGLSTILVKGKGNKERYVPFGSFAHDAIEQYITQSRPMLMKNQTHTHLLVNHRGGALTQRGIRLILNKIIEKASLTGKIHPHMLRHTFATHLLNNGADLRTVQELLGHSQLSSTQVYTHVSKDQLRKTYLAHHPRA, encoded by the coding sequence ATGAAAAATCAATTATATGAACAATTACAATCCTTTACTGAATATATACAAATAGAAAAGCATTATTCTGCTCACACTTTTGAACAATATCGTCATGATATTGAAGAGTTCTACGTATTTATGAAAGAACAAGGTTTAAGTTCATTAAAAGATGTCGAGTATTCTGATGCGAGACTTTTTTTAACCAAGCTGCATGATCATGGTTTAATGAGGTCTTCCATTTCAAGGAAGGTTTCCAGTTTAAGAAGTTTTTACCGTTATTTAAATCGGGAAAAACAGCTAACTGTTAATCCATTTTCCTTTGTGAATCTTCCTAAAAAAGAACAACGATTGCCTAACTTTTTTTACGAGGAAGAAATACAAGTATTGTTAGAAGCGTGCGGTGGAGAAACACCTTTAGACATACGCAACCGAGCCATCTTTGAACTTCTTTATGCAACAGGTATTCGCGTAAGTGAATGCACAAATATGCAACTGAAGGACGTAGATTTAGGTCTTTCTACAATTCTTGTGAAAGGTAAGGGTAACAAAGAGAGATATGTACCATTTGGCAGCTTTGCTCATGATGCTATAGAACAATACATAACACAATCACGCCCCATGTTAATGAAGAATCAAACTCATACCCATTTGTTGGTCAATCATCGTGGCGGAGCATTAACCCAAAGGGGGATACGTCTTATCTTAAATAAGATTATCGAGAAGGCTTCCTTGACCGGAAAGATTCATCCCCATATGCTAAGGCATACATTTGCTACGCATTTACTTAATAATGGTGCCGATTTAAGAACGGTTCAGGAACTTCTTGGACACTCTCAGTTATCATCAACTCAAGTATATACTCATGTATCAAAGGACCAGTTAAGAAAAACGTATTTAGCACATCATCCACGTGCTTAG
- the sucD gene encoding succinate--CoA ligase subunit alpha: MSVFINKDTKVVVQGITGSTALFHTKQMLEYGTQIVAGVTPGKGGTEVEGVPVFNTVEEAKKATGVNASVIYVPAPFAADAIMEAVDAELDLAICITEHIPVLDMVKVKRYMEGKKTRLVGPNCPGVITPEECKIGIMPGYIHTKGHVGVVSRSGTLTYEAVHQLSQAGIGQSTAVGIGGDPVNGTDFIDVLKAFNEDEDTYAVIMIGEIGGTAEEEAAEWVKANMTKPVVGFIGGRTAPPGKRMGHAGAIISGGKGTADEKIRVMNECGIQVAPTPSDMGETLIKVLKEEGILDKCKTH, from the coding sequence ATGAGCGTATTTATTAATAAAGATACCAAGGTTGTTGTACAAGGGATTACAGGATCAACAGCTCTTTTCCATACGAAGCAAATGCTTGAATACGGTACACAAATCGTGGCAGGTGTAACACCAGGAAAAGGCGGAACTGAGGTTGAAGGCGTACCTGTTTTCAATACAGTTGAAGAAGCAAAGAAAGCAACTGGCGTAAATGCATCCGTCATTTATGTTCCTGCTCCGTTTGCAGCAGATGCAATCATGGAAGCGGTAGATGCCGAGCTTGATTTGGCAATCTGTATTACTGAACATATCCCGGTATTGGATATGGTGAAGGTCAAGCGTTATATGGAAGGCAAGAAAACACGCCTTGTAGGACCGAACTGTCCGGGAGTCATCACACCTGAAGAGTGTAAAATCGGAATCATGCCTGGTTACATCCATACGAAAGGTCATGTAGGTGTTGTTTCACGTTCTGGTACACTTACGTATGAAGCAGTTCACCAACTTTCACAAGCGGGAATCGGACAGTCGACGGCAGTCGGTATCGGTGGAGACCCTGTGAATGGAACAGACTTTATCGATGTATTGAAAGCATTCAATGAAGATGAAGATACGTATGCCGTCATCATGATTGGTGAAATCGGCGGTACTGCTGAAGAAGAAGCTGCTGAATGGGTTAAAGCCAACATGACTAAGCCTGTAGTAGGATTCATTGGAGGACGTACAGCACCTCCAGGAAAACGTATGGGCCATGCCGGTGCGATCATTTCAGGCGGTAAAGGAACAGCTGATGAGAAGATTCGCGTTATGAATGAATGCGGAATTCAAGTTGCTCCTACACCTTCAGATATGGGAGAAACATTAATAAAGGTTCTTAAAGAAGAAGGAATCTTAGATAAATGTAAAACGCATTAA
- a CDS encoding EscU/YscU/HrcU family type III secretion system export apparatus switch protein produces the protein MKNPHERKEAIALGYNQSSESAPKVLAKGKGIIAENILAQAKDHQIPVQEDKSLLSLLGNLDIGESIPEELYGAVAEVFAFIYRLDRDIAGKG, from the coding sequence ATGAAAAACCCTCATGAGAGAAAAGAAGCGATTGCTTTAGGATATAATCAAAGTAGTGAATCAGCTCCAAAGGTCCTTGCTAAAGGGAAGGGAATCATTGCTGAAAACATTTTGGCTCAAGCAAAAGACCATCAAATACCTGTACAAGAAGACAAGAGCTTACTCTCACTTCTTGGGAACCTGGATATAGGAGAATCAATACCCGAAGAATTATATGGCGCTGTAGCGGAGGTTTTTGCTTTCATCTATCGATTAGATCGGGATATAGCGGGGAAGGGATAA
- the hslV gene encoding ATP-dependent protease subunit HslV has translation MEQFHATTIFAVQHRGKCAMSGDGQVTFGNTVVMKHTAKKVRKLFNGKVLAGFAGSVADAFTLSEMFEGKLQEFNGNLPRAAVELAKEWRSDKVLRKLEAMLIVMDENHLLLISGTGEVIEPDDGILAIGSGGNYALSAGRALKQYAGDHLSAREIAQSSLQIAADICVYTNNQIIVEEL, from the coding sequence ATGGAACAATTCCACGCAACCACTATTTTTGCCGTGCAACATAGAGGCAAATGTGCGATGTCTGGTGACGGACAGGTTACATTTGGCAATACAGTTGTGATGAAGCATACAGCAAAAAAAGTACGGAAGCTTTTTAATGGTAAAGTATTGGCAGGTTTTGCCGGGTCTGTTGCAGATGCATTCACACTATCGGAAATGTTCGAAGGGAAACTCCAGGAATTTAACGGGAACCTTCCGAGAGCAGCTGTTGAGTTAGCTAAAGAGTGGAGAAGCGACAAGGTGTTAAGAAAGCTTGAAGCGATGTTGATTGTAATGGATGAAAATCACTTGCTTCTAATTTCAGGAACAGGTGAAGTGATCGAGCCGGATGATGGAATTTTAGCCATTGGATCAGGTGGAAATTATGCATTGTCTGCTGGAAGAGCATTAAAGCAATACGCAGGTGACCATTTATCAGCAAGGGAAATCGCTCAATCTTCCTTACAAATTGCTGCTGATATATGTGTATATACAAATAATCAAATTATTGTTGAAGAGCTTTAA
- the lepB gene encoding signal peptidase I — protein sequence MVKEKNEWWEWMKALLIAVGLAAIIRFFLFAPIVVDGLSMMPTLHNGDRMIVSKLGEPERFDIVVFHAPEQKDYIKRVIGLPGDEVEYKNDTLYINGKAYNEPYLQEYKDQLNEGVLTEDFTLNDIIEKGTVPEGEIFVMGDNRRFSKDSRHIGTVPMEEVIGDTKVIYWPVKDIGFVK from the coding sequence GTGGTTAAAGAGAAAAATGAGTGGTGGGAGTGGATGAAGGCACTGTTGATCGCAGTAGGTTTAGCTGCAATTATCAGATTCTTTTTATTTGCACCCATTGTTGTCGATGGATTATCAATGATGCCTACTTTACATAATGGAGATCGAATGATTGTAAGTAAATTAGGGGAGCCGGAGCGATTTGATATCGTCGTTTTCCATGCACCTGAACAAAAAGACTATATTAAACGCGTCATCGGGCTCCCGGGGGATGAAGTAGAGTACAAAAATGACACATTATATATTAATGGAAAAGCGTATAATGAACCATACTTACAAGAGTATAAAGATCAATTAAATGAAGGTGTGTTAACAGAAGATTTCACTTTAAATGATATCATTGAAAAAGGCACTGTTCCTGAAGGGGAAATCTTTGTGATGGGTGACAATCGCCGATTCAGTAAAGATAGTCGTCACATCGGTACAGTTCCAATGGAAGAAGTCATCGGTGATACAAAAGTGATCTATTGGCCTGTTAAAGATATAGGTTTCGTGAAATAA
- a CDS encoding ribonuclease HII has translation MNTVHMTIKEISEIIKSASAHDPILEGLKKDKRIGVQKLLKQIEREQMKREKEREEFAVLTQYESELRQQGFTLIAGIDEVGRGPLAGPVVAAAVILPHDFYLAGLNDSKKITEARREDFYEYIMEHATSVGVGMVHAEEIDSINIYQATKKAMSEAIVSLPVQPEYLLIDAMKIQSPFPSQSIIKGDSKSISIAAASIIAKVTRDRLMKEYAATYPGYAFEKNAGYGTKDHLGGLEKLGVTPIHRKTFAPVKELL, from the coding sequence ATGAATACAGTACATATGACCATTAAGGAAATAAGTGAAATCATCAAGTCTGCTTCTGCTCATGATCCGATTCTTGAGGGATTGAAGAAGGACAAAAGAATTGGTGTCCAAAAACTATTAAAACAGATTGAACGCGAGCAGATGAAACGAGAGAAGGAAAGAGAAGAATTTGCCGTCCTTACTCAATATGAAAGTGAACTTCGCCAGCAAGGATTCACCCTTATTGCAGGAATCGATGAAGTAGGCAGAGGTCCTTTAGCAGGTCCTGTGGTAGCGGCTGCCGTCATCCTGCCCCATGACTTCTATTTGGCGGGATTAAATGATAGCAAGAAGATAACAGAAGCAAGAAGAGAAGATTTCTATGAATACATCATGGAACACGCAACATCTGTTGGAGTAGGAATGGTACATGCGGAAGAAATTGATTCCATAAATATATATCAGGCTACAAAAAAGGCTATGAGTGAAGCGATCGTCAGCCTGCCGGTTCAGCCTGAGTATTTACTGATCGATGCGATGAAAATTCAATCGCCCTTTCCGAGTCAGTCGATCATTAAAGGAGACTCGAAAAGTATATCCATCGCCGCAGCATCCATCATTGCCAAGGTGACACGTGACAGGCTGATGAAGGAGTATGCCGCTACCTATCCTGGATATGCGTTTGAGAAAAATGCAGGATATGGAACAAAGGATCACTTAGGCGGGCTGGAGAAATTAGGAGTGACGCCCATTCATCGAAAGACCTTTGCACCTGTGAAGGAGCTGCTATAG
- the dprA gene encoding DNA-processing protein DprA, translating to MKERRHILFHIHHCRGIGLKGTKRILESLPKLHSIFDLSPSTLQKIILSTNVNSELFYRDLHSFDSERYKKLYSENDIEWITIMDEDYPALLGNVYDPPFLLFLKGNRNLLHGQKKLAIIGSRNATFYTDKILRDMIPKLVKKEVVIVSGLAQGADTVAHNETIQSGGQTIGVLAGGFNHIYPKQNEGLAHHMMKHQLLLSEYPPYIKPEKWQFPFRNRIISGLSDAVLVTEARKKSGTFITADYALNEGREVLCIPGSIFEPLAEGTNSLIQEGARMVLSIEDIFSELGV from the coding sequence ATGAAAGAACGTCGTCATATTCTATTTCATATTCATCATTGTCGGGGAATTGGATTGAAAGGAACAAAAAGAATACTAGAATCGCTCCCGAAATTACACTCTATCTTTGATTTATCCCCTTCCACCCTTCAAAAGATAATCCTTTCCACCAATGTCAATTCAGAACTCTTCTATAGAGATCTTCATTCATTTGATTCAGAGCGATACAAAAAGCTTTATTCGGAAAATGATATAGAATGGATCACAATTATGGACGAAGACTACCCTGCTCTATTGGGAAACGTATATGATCCCCCCTTTCTCCTCTTTTTAAAAGGAAACAGGAATCTCCTTCATGGCCAAAAAAAATTGGCCATTATCGGTTCGAGAAATGCCACCTTTTATACTGATAAAATTCTTCGCGATATGATTCCAAAGCTGGTGAAGAAAGAGGTAGTCATTGTAAGTGGACTAGCGCAAGGTGCCGATACGGTGGCTCATAACGAAACGATTCAATCAGGTGGCCAAACGATAGGTGTACTTGCTGGAGGTTTCAACCACATTTATCCGAAGCAAAATGAAGGGTTAGCCCATCATATGATGAAGCATCAGCTTCTCCTCTCTGAATATCCCCCTTATATCAAACCTGAAAAATGGCAATTTCCTTTTAGAAATAGGATCATCAGCGGTCTTTCCGACGCAGTGCTTGTTACGGAAGCAAGAAAAAAAAGCGGGACATTCATCACGGCTGATTATGCATTAAATGAAGGAAGAGAAGTATTATGTATACCAGGATCCATATTTGAGCCATTAGCAGAAGGAACCAACAGTTTAATCCAGGAAGGTGCAAGAATGGTCTTATCAATAGAAGATATTTTTTCAGAACTGGGAGTATAA
- the sucC gene encoding ADP-forming succinate--CoA ligase subunit beta, giving the protein MNIHEYQGKEILRNYGVSVPNGKVAFTAEEAVEAAKTLDSSVYVVKAQIHAGGRGKAGGVKIAKSLDEVRTYADELIGKTLVTHQTGPEGKEVKRLLIEEGCDIKKEYYVGLVLDRATSQVVLMASEEGGTEIEEVAEKTPEKIFKEYIDPVVGLTGFQARRIAFNINIPQKLVGKAAKFMMGLYNVYIQKDASIVEINPLVVTGDGDVMALDAKFNFDSNALYRQKDVIELRDLEEEDAKEIEASKYDLSYISLDGNIGCMVNGAGLAMATMDIVKHYGGDPANFLDVGGGATAEKVTEAFKIILSDENVKGIFVNIFGGIMKCDVIATGVVEAAKQIGLQVPLVVRLEGTNVDLGKEILNKSGLNIIAAESMADGAQKIVEQVG; this is encoded by the coding sequence ATGAATATCCATGAATATCAAGGTAAAGAAATCCTCAGAAATTACGGGGTATCCGTACCAAATGGTAAAGTGGCTTTTACAGCTGAAGAAGCAGTAGAAGCGGCGAAGACATTAGATTCCAGCGTGTATGTAGTGAAAGCCCAAATCCATGCAGGTGGTCGAGGTAAAGCTGGCGGAGTGAAAATCGCTAAAAGCCTGGACGAAGTGCGTACATATGCAGATGAGTTAATCGGCAAAACATTAGTAACTCACCAAACAGGCCCTGAAGGTAAGGAAGTAAAGCGCTTACTTATCGAAGAAGGCTGTGATATTAAGAAAGAATATTACGTAGGTCTGGTACTTGACCGTGCGACTTCCCAAGTTGTCCTGATGGCTTCTGAAGAAGGCGGAACAGAAATCGAGGAAGTAGCAGAAAAAACACCGGAAAAAATCTTTAAAGAGTACATCGATCCAGTTGTTGGATTAACAGGCTTCCAAGCCAGACGCATTGCATTCAACATCAATATCCCTCAAAAACTGGTTGGAAAAGCAGCCAAGTTCATGATGGGTCTTTATAACGTGTACATCCAAAAGGATGCATCAATCGTCGAAATCAACCCATTGGTTGTGACAGGTGACGGAGACGTCATGGCACTTGATGCGAAGTTCAACTTCGATTCAAATGCATTATACCGTCAAAAAGATGTCATTGAACTACGCGATCTTGAAGAAGAAGATGCAAAAGAAATCGAAGCTTCTAAATATGACCTGAGCTATATTTCCCTTGACGGTAATATCGGTTGTATGGTTAATGGAGCAGGTCTTGCCATGGCAACGATGGACATCGTAAAGCATTACGGCGGAGATCCCGCTAACTTCCTTGATGTTGGGGGCGGTGCGACAGCGGAAAAGGTAACAGAGGCATTTAAAATCATTCTTTCTGATGAAAACGTTAAAGGTATTTTCGTCAATATCTTCGGTGGAATCATGAAATGTGATGTTATTGCAACAGGTGTTGTAGAAGCAGCTAAGCAAATCGGTCTTCAAGTTCCTCTTGTGGTTCGTCTTGAAGGTACAAATGTTGACTTAGGGAAAGAAATCCTTAATAAATCAGGTTTGAATATCATTGCAGCTGAATCTATGGCGGACGGCGCACAAAAAATCGTTGAGCAAGTAGGCTGA
- the trmFO gene encoding FADH(2)-oxidizing methylenetetrahydrofolate--tRNA-(uracil(54)-C(5))-methyltransferase TrmFO, whose amino-acid sequence MPVNVIGAGLAGSEAAWQIAKRGIKVNLYEMRPVRQTPAHHTDKFAELVCSNSLRANTLTNAVGVLKEEMRQLDSVIMSAADACSVPAGGALAVDRHEFAAHVTEKVKNHPNVTVFNEEVTDLPEGITIVATGPLTSESLSEKIRKVTGEEHLYFYDAAAPIIEKDSIDMDKVYLKSRYDKGEAAYLNCPMTESEFNRFYEALISAETVPLKEFEKEIFFEGCMPIEVMASRGKKTMLFGPLKPVGLEDPKTGKRPYAVVQLRQDDAAGTLYNIVGFQTHLKWGPQKEVLQLIPGLENADIVRYGVMHRNTFINSPNVLKDTYQLKEHENLFFAGQMTGVEGYVESAASGLIAGINAAKIAKGESALVFPHETAIGSMARYITTANKNNFQPMNANFGLFPDLPKKVKGKKERNEQHATRALETIQNFVKKV is encoded by the coding sequence ATGCCAGTAAATGTTATTGGAGCAGGGTTAGCGGGAAGTGAAGCCGCATGGCAGATTGCCAAGAGGGGAATAAAGGTAAACCTTTATGAAATGAGACCTGTACGCCAAACACCTGCCCATCATACAGATAAATTTGCAGAGCTTGTGTGCAGCAACTCACTTAGAGCAAATACATTAACCAATGCCGTTGGGGTATTAAAAGAAGAAATGCGTCAATTAGACTCGGTCATTATGTCAGCAGCTGATGCATGTTCAGTTCCGGCAGGGGGAGCGTTGGCAGTCGACCGCCATGAATTTGCAGCACATGTTACTGAGAAAGTAAAAAATCACCCGAATGTCACAGTATTCAATGAAGAAGTCACGGATCTACCTGAAGGAATTACCATTGTAGCCACAGGGCCGCTGACAAGTGAGAGTCTCTCTGAGAAAATTAGAAAAGTAACAGGTGAAGAGCATTTATATTTCTATGATGCTGCAGCTCCAATCATCGAGAAGGATTCCATTGATATGGACAAAGTGTATTTGAAATCCCGATATGACAAAGGGGAAGCGGCATATTTAAATTGCCCGATGACAGAGAGTGAGTTCAATCGTTTTTATGAAGCTCTTATTTCAGCTGAAACGGTGCCTTTGAAAGAGTTTGAAAAAGAAATCTTCTTTGAAGGCTGCATGCCGATAGAAGTGATGGCTTCCCGGGGAAAGAAAACCATGTTATTTGGCCCTTTAAAGCCAGTGGGATTAGAAGACCCTAAAACAGGTAAACGACCATATGCTGTTGTTCAGTTAAGACAAGATGATGCAGCGGGCACACTTTATAATATTGTAGGCTTCCAAACACATTTAAAGTGGGGCCCTCAAAAAGAAGTTCTCCAATTAATTCCGGGACTTGAGAATGCAGATATTGTCCGTTATGGGGTCATGCACAGAAATACCTTCATCAACTCTCCAAATGTTCTAAAAGATACCTATCAATTAAAAGAACATGAGAATCTTTTTTTTGCCGGCCAAATGACAGGTGTGGAAGGTTATGTGGAATCCGCTGCCAGCGGGTTGATTGCTGGAATCAATGCTGCGAAGATAGCCAAGGGTGAATCAGCCCTAGTATTTCCACATGAAACAGCGATTGGAAGCATGGCAAGATATATAACGACTGCCAACAAAAATAACTTCCAACCGATGAATGCTAATTTCGGTCTTTTCCCTGATTTACCCAAAAAGGTAAAAGGCAAGAAAGAGCGTAATGAACAGCATGCAACTCGGGCCTTAGAAACAATTCAGAACTTTGTGAAAAAAGTGTAA